In Oryzias latipes chromosome 10, ASM223467v1, the genomic window ATTAAGTCAATGAGCTAATTTTATCATACCATGGtgatttaaaaactgatttcaAATGCTGCAAAAATCCCCTGGGACTTTGACAGACCAAAGGCCATTCAACACTgccagcagtaaaaaaaaattaattcaccGCAAAAAATGtggcttcattttgaaaatgaaaaagcattgctggaattgacttttatttttaattatactccagaaaaacttccataTTAAACTCCATTACAGCAgctttcatttagaaaatgcaGTACCATCAAATAGACAGTAGATGGCTGCATTTTCTCCATTCTACTCTTTGGCACCTTGTCAAAATCAACACTGTATGATTTTATTCAGGTATTAGTGCCTGTCTGTCCTTTTAATGGTCAGGATTGTGGCATTATCTcttctttcataaaaaaatgaaacgactgcttaacccttgtactatcctaggcactttaacattgggagtggggtcatctagacccactagacagtgctctgaaccttttttcttcaatgatttgtgatcttcactggtgtccatggatgacatgaaatctttccacctttatccacttttgtcatggtagggagaacacgtcaacgtaagggtggagtcatctacgatagcacaagggttataagaGAGATTTTACAATATACTAGGAACAAACTAAGAAGGACAAATCCGCTTTTGAAGCAACTTAAACTATATACTCAAGGTATCTAAAGCAAACTGTGTTTTATGAACAAAACTTTCAGTTTATAAAGATATTTTATGCAACCTTTGAGTCTACAAACCTCAACAACATGATCATGCCCAGACTGAGTGTTTATAGTTGGATTTATCCTTAATTTGAGATTTATTGGTACTATTGTGTCCCAGTAAAAGTTGCATTAAATAGCCTAAACTAAGAAATCATATCATAAAATAGACCACATTTAcaccagttttgttttgttaacatATGTATTTAACCATGCAATATTACTTCAGCATTGGAGTTCTTGGTCCACTCAAAGGCTACAACACAATCTCTAATAATCATCTTTCAACTGCTCTATGAGCTCACTTTATCCCGAAGTTTCCTGATGCCGGACCCAACTACTTTTTTTGCAGGATCCAAAAAGACATATTTAATGACTTTCTTTGTTCCTGTAAAGACAGCAAAGAAAATAGAGTTACAACTATTAGCAAAAGTAAGCAACTCTTAGTTTTTATTAATCAAGATGGGACGAAATCAGTTTCACTataggaaaacaaaacattccaaagatataaaaataaaaacatagacTCAATGCtcaaactgttttcatttaattGTACGGCGAAGGCTTCCACTCCACCAGTAGGGTTTTACAGTTTTCACCACCCCAAATTGGGGAGAACAGTTTGGGTAAAcacatttatgatcattgcaaATTGCTTTCCATATAAAATAGTTGAGGAAACTGAGgaaaaatagtcttttttttaaaagagtagCTAAAAAACTCTATTGAACTTAGTGCATAACTGACTATTTGTTGGGTGACGAATAACACATCTTTCTGTGATGGAGAGGCTAGTTCACCCTTTGATTTATTGACATGGTCACACACGTGAGGTCGTGAGATCTGGaatcagctgtttttctgaacacattttttttatttttcaaagtcatgCTTCCATACGAAGTGTGCTAGAACCACTGTCTAATCTCTGAGGAGATCACCTTTTACTATAACAGTAATGTGTAACCAGGTGGGGAGTTAACTTATCAATtgtctttttaaagttgttttttttcctgaacataGCAGGAGGgagattttattaaatatattatgGTGTGGTGTGGTGTGGTGTGTTAACGGATGGGAGATgccattcaaaaataaattggtGCCTCTCAATCCAAACACAGCTACATAATAATATTTATATGAAATCACATCTTTAACATTACGACTCGCATGCAACTGTGTGTTACCTTTGAACTTGGAATTCTTCTTACAACGATGTTCAATGTGGTAATGATACTGCACTGACACCATCGTTAGACACTGGATGTTTGGCTGGAGTTGACCAAAGAGCGGATTTTgaggatgtggaggagaaatCCACTGGGCCTGAGGTGGGTACTGGGCCTGGTGTGGGTCTTGGGTCTGAGGTGGATACTGGGCCTGAGGTGGATACTGGGCCTGAGGTGGATACTGGGCCTGAGGTGGGTACTGGGCCTGGTGTGGGTCCTGGGTCTGAGGTGGGTTCTGGGCCTGAGGTGGATACTGGGCCTGAGGTGGATACTGGGCCTGAGGTGGATACTGGGCCTGAGGTGGGTACTGGGCCTGGTGTGGGTCCTGGGTCTGATGTGGATACTTGGCCTGATGTGAGTACTGGGCCTGGTATGGGTACTGGCCCGGATTTGGTTGTTGCTGGAAACTCATGTTGCTCTAAGACTAAGAAGAGCAAGAAAGACACTGTTGGAAATCAGAATTTTCttaagaagaagagaaaatgttccCTTTGTAATTGAAGTCTGCTATAATTAACTTAAAACAAATaccttaaagtgaacaaaagAGTAATTTTGACATTATTTCTGATGCTACGTACACAACGGCCATTTGACatgcaggttcttgaatgtgcTAACTGGCG contains:
- the LOC105354943 gene encoding annexin A7 encodes the protein MSFQQQPNPGQYPYQAQYSHQAKYPHQTQDPHQAQYPPQAQYPPQAQYPPQAQYPPQAQNPPQTQDPHQAQYPPQAQYPPQAQYPPQAQYPPQTQDPHQAQYPPQAQWISPPHPQNPLFGQLQPNIQCLTMVSVQYHYHIEHRCKKNSKFKGTKKVIKYVFLDPAKKVVGSGIRKLRDKVSS